Part of the bacterium genome is shown below.
GAGGGTCAGGTCCCGGCCTTGGCCGCGGCCGGCTTCGGCCGGGCCCTGTACTTCTCGTAGAGCTGCTGGTGCTTGTTGTCCGTGCTGACCTCCTTGCCGCCGATGATCAGGTGCTTGATCTGCGTCCTGATCTCGAGCGGATCGCCGTCGGTGACGATGAGGTTGGCGATCTTGCCCACGTCGATGCTGCCGAGGCGGTCGCCGAGGCCGAGGATCTCGGCCGGGTTCAGCGTGACGGCGCGGAGCGCCACGTCCCGCGGCAGCCCGTAGCCCGTGGCCATGGCCGCCTCGTACGGCAGGGTGCGCGAGTCCGCGGAGTTGAACGTAGCGAACGCGATCTTGACGCCGGCGGCGTGGAGCTTGCCGGGGTTCGCGTACGCCTCGTCGTAGGGCGCGTCCGGGCTGCGCGGCAGGGCCTGCGTCGGGCCGAGGATGACGGGGATGCCCTTCTCGGCCAGCAGATCCGCGACCTTGTAGCCCTCGGCGGCGCCGCCGATGATGAGTTTCAGGCCTTCCTGCTCGGCGAAGGCGACGACGTCCCGGATGTCGCGAGCCTGGTCCACCCGCACCAGCACGGGCAGCTCGCCCTTCGCGGCCCGGGCGAGGGCTTCGAGCCGCAGGTCGCGGGGGATCCGCGCCCCTCCCGAGACGGCGCGGTCGTAGCCGCGCGCCTGCGCGAGCCACTCGCGCAACCTGTGGACGGCGCGGTCGTGCTCCTCCTTGATCTCGCGGTAGCTGCGCTCACGAGCCGGGCCGAAGCCGAACGCGAAGCGGCCGCCGCTGCGCATCGAAGGCCACTCCATCACCATCACCGCGCTGGGCGTGATCTCCATCTCCTCGATGGTCCAGCCGGCGAGGTTGAAGACGGATCCCTGGCCGGGGAAGCCCGCCGACGAGCCGCGGAAGCCGCCGCCGGCGCCGGGCAGCGCGAGGGTGTGCGTGATGCCGTTGGCGCGGGCCACGGGGATGTGCTCGCTCGCCGGATGCACCGCGGTCCGCGCCTGGAGGTGGGGCGTGAAATCGCCCAGCTCATCGATGTCGTTGGTGACGGCGACGGCGTCGATCTCCGTGAGCCCGAGCCGCGAGCCGGCGTCGAAGAGGCCGGGGTAGACGTGCAGTCCCGTGGCGTCGATGACGCGGGCGCCGGCGGGCGCTGCCACATCCGGGCCGACCGCGGCAATGCGTCCGCCCTGGACGACGACGTTGCCGACGAACGACGGGCCGGACACGGGGTGGACCGTGCCGCCGCGGATGAAGAGCGTCTCCTGTGCGGAGGCGACGCCCGCGGCGCCGAGGAGCGCCGCGGCGGTGAAGAACGTGCGCAGCGCGATCATCGCACTCCCTCCAGCGTCGTGGCGGGGGAAGCCGCCTCGTCCGTGACCACCGGCGCGGCATCGCGACGCCGGGGCA
Proteins encoded:
- a CDS encoding amidohydrolase, whose translation is MIALRTFFTAAALLGAAGVASAQETLFIRGGTVHPVSGPSFVGNVVVQGGRIAAVGPDVAAPAGARVIDATGLHVYPGLFDAGSRLGLTEIDAVAVTNDIDELGDFTPHLQARTAVHPASEHIPVARANGITHTLALPGAGGGFRGSSAGFPGQGSVFNLAGWTIEEMEITPSAVMVMEWPSMRSGGRFAFGFGPARERSYREIKEEHDRAVHRLREWLAQARGYDRAVSGGARIPRDLRLEALARAAKGELPVLVRVDQARDIRDVVAFAEQEGLKLIIGGAAEGYKVADLLAEKGIPVILGPTQALPRSPDAPYDEAYANPGKLHAAGVKIAFATFNSADSRTLPYEAAMATGYGLPRDVALRAVTLNPAEILGLGDRLGSIDVGKIANLIVTDGDPLEIRTQIKHLIIGGKEVSTDNKHQQLYEKYRARPKPAAAKAGT